In the Dehalococcoidia bacterium genome, CGATGTACGACGTAGGCCTCGGCTACATCCGTCTCGGACAGCCGGCCACACAACTCAGTGGCGGTGAGGCCCAGCGCGTCAAGCTTTCGACCGAGCTGTCGAAGCGTGCCACTGGACAGACCCTGTACATACTCGACGAGCCCACCACGGGCCTTTCCTTCGAGGATTGCTCCCACCTGATGCGTGTACTGCATCGCCTGGTGGACGCCGGAAACAGCGTTGTCCTGATCGAACACCACCTCGACCTCATCAAGAGCGCCGACTGGCTCATAGACCTAGGCCCCGGAGCCGGCGACAAGGGCGGCGACATGATCGCCCAGGGCACCCCGGAAGATCTCGCGGCGATGGACCATTCCCAGACGGGTGACTATCTGAGGGGAGTCCTACCAAGATTGGAACTGGAGTCGGCCCAAGCCGCGGACTGAAGAAGTATGAAGAGTTCACCACTGGTGAACCTGTAGTTTGCGATATGCTGGGACCTCTGGAACAATGAAGTCATGCCAGTCGACATAACAATCGAAGACGTTCCAGAAGATATCCGTGATGAGTTGGAAGCTCGCGCGGGGCGACGCGGCCAGTCCCTCGAAGACTACATTCGCTGTGAACTGAAGAGAATCGCGTCCATACAGAATGATGAGTTGTCGGGACACTCTACCGAGGAGTGGGTCAAGAGGGTTCGCAGGCGGGTCGAAGAGTCAGGAATCCACGTCCCTGCTTCTGCCATTCTGGAAGCGCGTGACGCTGATCGGCGATGACTGCGGTAGTTGATTCATCGGCTCTTGTTGCGTTTCTAATCGACCAAGGACCTGACGGCACGTGGGCGCGAGGCGCGCTGTCCGATGGTCCCGTGTTAGGACCCGAACTGCTCCTCGCGGAGTCCAGCAACATTATCTGCCGAATTGAACGAATCGGCGAGGTGGCAGAATCTGCAGCCTTTGCGGCCCATCGAGATCTGGTCGAACACGATATCGAGTTGCATCCCTTCTCCCCCTTCGCTGATCGAATTTGGCAGCTTCGGCACAATCTGACGGCCTATGATGCATGGTACGTGGCACTTGCGGAGTCTACCAACTGTCCCTTGGTCACCTTGGATCTGCGTCTCAGCCGTTCGAATGGTCCGACTTGTGAGTTCATGACACCAGCTAATTTATCCTGAAGGAACAGTTACTTGACGACAGCCGTAAGCCCCCACATCAACGAATTCCTCTCCCAGACCCTGGTCGGCGTCATCAGCACTATCGACACTCAGGGTCGGCCCCGATCTGCGCCGATCTGGTACCAGTGGGAAGACGGAGCCGCCTACTTCTTCACCGGACGTGGCACTCTGAAGTGGCGCAACCTACTAAGAGATCCACACACCTCACTCTGCGTTGACTGGCGCGAGCCGCCTTACAAATCGGTCATCGTCGACGGCACTATAGAAGAGGTCGACAGACCCCTCTACGACCTCGTCCTATCGATGGCTACACGCTATTATGGAGAGGAAGAGGGACGCCACTTCGCCGAGGGCTATCGCGAGGACAACCCCGGAGTAGTGATCTTTCGTCTGATCCCGACCAGCGTGGCAGACTACACTTCGACGGACTAGTCCTAAGCTACCTGTTCACCACCGGCAGCAGCAGAGCAGATGGGTGGTCGGCATCGTGGAGCACGGTCTGTGTTGACGGACTCATATCATTCGACTGGTCATGCGGCGACCCTGTGTACCTTGCGTACGCCGGGAAGTTGCTGGAAGACACCTCCAGCCTGATCTGATGACCTTTGCGGAACAGCATCGCCGTTGGTCCAACGTCCACTTGGTACCGATGCACTTCGTCTGCCTGAATTGGTGATGGCGACTCTAGCGAGTCCCTGTAGCTGGCCCTGAGGATACCGTCGCATACGTTTTGCGCGCTCCCGTCAGGGTGAACGTCCACGAGCTTGGCTGTCCAGTCGGTATCGGCGGCCGTTGTCACCGCCCATAGATCGAGTGTGACATACCCTGTGACCTCAGTTTCTCTTTCCAGCGGTTCAGACGTGTATACGAGAACATCCCCTCGCGACTCGACCCCACGCTGGTCCTGCACGCCTACTTCGAAGATCGTAGGCACGCCGCCAAGGTGAGCGCCCCCAACCGTCGGCACCGGATTCGCTGGGTTGTACAGGTAGTGATCGGCGGACTCACCTGAGGCTGGAGGATCGGCTGATAGTGCCCCATCTCCATTCAGGGTGTTTGCTCTTCCACCGCTGCGGAGGAACAGAGTCATCGTCTCCGCGTCCGGTGGAGGCCATATCTCCTCTGCCCTCCACTCGTTAGCGCCCATGATGAACAGGTAAGCGCTTGGATCGGAATCGACGCCGTTGTCTTCGTGCCTCAGCCATCGATCGAACCATGCCAGTTGCATCCCGTGCCAGTCTATTGCAGCCCCGGACGCAGACGGCCCAAAGTACCCGCTGCCTGCAGATGGATCGGGAAGAGGCTGATGCAGCCACGGTCCCACTACCAGGTGCTGCTGTGAACGAGCCAGATCGCTCCCACCCTGCTCCTTCATGTCCTCGTAGTTGCGGAGCGTGGCCCTGATGAACCCGTCGTACCATCCCCCCTGGTTCAGCGCGGGCACCGTGATCCTGTCGTACTTCTCTCTCGGTGCGAACGACTTCCAGTAGTCGTCGTATGTCGGGTGTGCCAGCCAGTCGTAGTAGTAGTCACCCACTTCTCTCAGGGCTGGCATGTCGCTCAACGGCAGGTGGTTCGCGATGGCAAACGGGTCTCGTCGCCACTCCCTCAGCAACGCCCGTGCCTCTGGCGAACGCTCGGATCGGGGAGGGAAGTCGTCCAGCACGAACCCCGACGCCCAGCCGCTTAGCCAGAACAACTGGAAGACTCCTCCGAGGTACGTCCAGCTATCGTAGTAGGAATCCGCAGTCACTCCTGGAACGATTGCCTTCAACGCCGGATGACCCTCAGTGGCTGCAAGCCACTGGGTCGCTCCGTGATACGAGATGCCGAACATACCAACACTGCCGTCCGACCACGGCTGGGAAGCGATCCAGTCTATCGTGTCGTGCCCATCCAGCGCCTCGTTAGCGTACGGGTACCACTCACCATCAGAGGCATGACGTCCCCGTACGTCTTGAATCACCACCGCATACCCTCGGTCCAGAGCCCGCATGGGGTCCAGATACATGCTCCGGTAACGTGGTGAGTGCTTCCCATACGGAATTCGTTGCAGCAGGGTAGGGTGACGCCCACCGCCCGATGGCCTGTAAACGTCGGCCCGCAGCACGACCCCGTCTCTCATAGGCACCGAGACATTAGTCTCGGACGACACTGATGTCGAACGCCTGAACTCGTCCTTTACGGGCTTCGGCAGCATGACAACCTCACAGTCTGAGTGTATTGGTGGCAGTGAATGGCTGGACGATAGCACTGCGATATGGGCAGGTCAATTCAGTGACCTGCAAAGGCCCTGTGTTACAATCCGCTCGCTCGCACACACTCACCCTGGAGGTCAAATTGGCCCGATCAACCCCCTCGATCCGTCAAGCTCGCCCCGAAGACGCTCCAAGGATTATCGAGTTCCAGCAGGCGATGGCCCTGGAAACTGAGGGCAAGACCCTGGACGAGTCCCTCGTCACCCCAGGGGTCGCCGCGGTGTTCGCCTCTCCAGATAAGGGCTTCTACATCGTGGCCGAAGTCGACGGAACCGTGGTCGGGAGCCTGCTAATCACCTACGAGTGGAGCGACTGGCGAAACGCGACTTTCTTGTGGATTCAGAGTGTGTTCGTAGACGCGAACTACCGGCGGCAGGGTGTCTACACCGCCATGCACAATCATGTGATTGCCCTCACCGAGGCCGACGACGGACTTTGTGGCGTCAGGCTCTATGTTGAGCGCACCAATACAGGAGCGCAGCAGACATACAAGAGTCTCGGCATGGACCACTCCCACTACGACTTGTATGAGATAGATTTCCTAGCATAGTAGAGAGGCCGACAATTGCTCCCTGAAAACGTGGCCGAGTTCGTTTCCGAAAACCATCAGGCGGTCCTGACTACCTTCCGCAGAGACGGTGCGGCCCAGATGAGCATAGTCACCGTAGGCCCGTATGGCGACGGTGCCGGCTTTACGACTACCGAAGACCGCGCGAAACTCCACAACCTCGCTCGTAACACCCGTTGCTCTCTTCTGGTCTCCAAGGCAGACTGGTGGGGATATGTCGTCCTTGAGGGCCATGCTGTGGTGCTGCGCCGAGGTCAGTCCGACGACACCGAGCTCCGTGACGCTCTCCGGGGCATATACCGGTCTGCCTCAGGCCAGGAGCACCCGAATTGGGAAGAGTACGACCAGGCAATGATCGACGACAGCCGCGCCGCCATCATCGTCGTACCTGAACGAATCTACGGTACGGCCCCGTGACCGACCGACCAAACTTCCTGGTGATAATGTCCGACGAGCACGGTCCAATGTGGTCGTCAGCCTACGGACACCCATTCGTCCAGACCCCGAACATGGAGCGACTCGCCGAATCAGGCGCAACGTTTGACGCTGCCTACTGTAACTCACCACTCTGTGTGCCCTCTCGGCTGTCATTTATGACAGGTCGCTACGTTTCGAGATGCGAAGGATGGGACAACGCCAAGCCTTTGCCTTCTGACGCACCTACCTGGCCATACCTGCTCAGGTCGATGGGATACGACTCGGCTCTCTCCGGCAAGATGCACCTGATCGGACCTGACCAGCTTCACGGCTTCCGAGACCAGCTAGCATACGACCCCCACGGCGGCGGTCACCGCGGCGACTCCGAAGCCAGTCTCTCCACTGGTGGCCTGCACCCAATCTACCTGTGGGAAGAAGGCGTTCCAACATCGGACGAGCCATGGCCAAGCGTCAGTGAAGCCCGTGCGGGCACCGGACCAATGATCGAGGCAGACGACGCCATCGAAGAGGCAGCTTTAGCATACTTGCGTGATCCTGCCCGACAGGACTCACTTTGGGCCCTATGCGTCGGATTCGTTGCCCCTCACTTCCCCTTCATCGTGCCCGAGCCGTACTTCTCCCTGTACTGGCCTGAGTACGCAGACTTGCCTAACAA is a window encoding:
- a CDS encoding PPOX class F420-dependent oxidoreductase translates to MLPENVAEFVSENHQAVLTTFRRDGAAQMSIVTVGPYGDGAGFTTTEDRAKLHNLARNTRCSLLVSKADWWGYVVLEGHAVVLRRGQSDDTELRDALRGIYRSASGQEHPNWEEYDQAMIDDSRAAIIVVPERIYGTAP
- a CDS encoding GNAT family N-acetyltransferase yields the protein MALETEGKTLDESLVTPGVAAVFASPDKGFYIVAEVDGTVVGSLLITYEWSDWRNATFLWIQSVFVDANYRRQGVYTAMHNHVIALTEADDGLCGVRLYVERTNTGAQQTYKSLGMDHSHYDLYEIDFLA
- a CDS encoding TIGR03618 family F420-dependent PPOX class oxidoreductase, translating into MTTAVSPHINEFLSQTLVGVISTIDTQGRPRSAPIWYQWEDGAAYFFTGRGTLKWRNLLRDPHTSLCVDWREPPYKSVIVDGTIEEVDRPLYDLVLSMATRYYGEEEGRHFAEGYREDNPGVVIFRLIPTSVADYTSTD
- a CDS encoding type II toxin-antitoxin system VapC family toxin encodes the protein MTAVVDSSALVAFLIDQGPDGTWARGALSDGPVLGPELLLAESSNIICRIERIGEVAESAAFAAHRDLVEHDIELHPFSPFADRIWQLRHNLTAYDAWYVALAESTNCPLVTLDLRLSRSNGPTCEFMTPANLS
- a CDS encoding CocE/NonD family hydrolase, giving the protein MLPKPVKDEFRRSTSVSSETNVSVPMRDGVVLRADVYRPSGGGRHPTLLQRIPYGKHSPRYRSMYLDPMRALDRGYAVVIQDVRGRHASDGEWYPYANEALDGHDTIDWIASQPWSDGSVGMFGISYHGATQWLAATEGHPALKAIVPGVTADSYYDSWTYLGGVFQLFWLSGWASGFVLDDFPPRSERSPEARALLREWRRDPFAIANHLPLSDMPALREVGDYYYDWLAHPTYDDYWKSFAPREKYDRITVPALNQGGWYDGFIRATLRNYEDMKEQGGSDLARSQQHLVVGPWLHQPLPDPSAGSGYFGPSASGAAIDWHGMQLAWFDRWLRHEDNGVDSDPSAYLFIMGANEWRAEEIWPPPDAETMTLFLRSGGRANTLNGDGALSADPPASGESADHYLYNPANPVPTVGGAHLGGVPTIFEVGVQDQRGVESRGDVLVYTSEPLERETEVTGYVTLDLWAVTTAADTDWTAKLVDVHPDGSAQNVCDGILRASYRDSLESPSPIQADEVHRYQVDVGPTAMLFRKGHQIRLEVSSSNFPAYARYTGSPHDQSNDMSPSTQTVLHDADHPSALLLPVVNR